A region of the Candidatus Nanosynbacter lyticus genome:
TTCTGGCGGTAATTGGACTGCCGAAGGTGTTGTCGAATCAGGTTCAGTTGCCATTTGACACTGAAGTGCGCCGCTCTCCGGTATCGGTGGTAAAAATTACTCCCGACTCGCCAGCTGATAGAGCGGGGATTAAAGTGGGCGATCAATTGATTGACATAAATAACCAGCCACTTACTGAGGCGGAAAAATTGCCAATTATAACTAAGCAGAACGCTGGCAAAAAAGTGCCGATTAAGTATAGTCGTGATGGCGAAGAGTCGTTAATTGATGTGCAGTTAAATTCTGAACAGACTGCCAAAGCTGGTGGATATTTGGGGGTTGTTCCTAGTCAATCAGAAAAAATATACAGCACTTGGTCGGTACCTATTATGGGAGTAGCAACGACCGGACAACTGTCTTATGAGACTATAAAAGGTGTTGGCGTACTGCTGGTAAAAACCACTCATGGTTTATTTGGGCAGATTTTTGGCTCTGAACAGTCAAAGCAGTCAGCCCGTGCTGATTTGTCCTCTGTTGGCGATAGTGTGGCCGGACCAATTGGTATATTGGGCGTGCTGTTTCCGTCGGTGGTCAATTCTGGAATAGCCCAAGTCATTTTTGTGGCAGCGTTGATTTCACTGACGCTGGCGGTGATGAATATATTGCCAATCCCAGCACTTGACGGTGGACGCTGGTTTACGATGGCGATATTCCGTCTTTTTAAGAAAGAGCTGACGAAAGAGCGTGAAGAAAATATTCAAGCTACCGGCATGTTGATTTTATTAATATTAACAATTTTGGTGACTGTGAGCGATGTGGGGAAGCTTCTATAAGAAATTAAAAGGCCGAAAGTGGTGGCTATTGGTGGCACTGCCAATTTGGGTTTACGGTGCGTTCTTGATAGTGGAAATAATTATTTCACTTTTGGTTAATCAGCTGGTTGGGCTTGGCGTACCTCTAAAATCGATAAACCCAGTTATTTTTAATACTGCGATTTCAGTTTTTGTTTATGGCATATCCTTGGCTGTAGTTGTTGGTGTACCAATATACATTAAAAAACGGCGAACGTCTCTTCAGGATTTAGGGGTAAATGACTGGCCAACGTTTCTGGAGATATTTATTTCACCGTTGGCTTTTGTGGCTTATTTTCTCTTGACGATAGTCACGATGAGCATCGCTAGTGGTGTCTTCTCGGTTGATGTGCAGCAGCGACAAGCAATACCCTTTAGTCAGAGTATGCTTGCGTCACACTGGCAGCTCTTAATGGCATTTACGGTAATGGTGGTATTGGGCCCGATTGTTGAGGAATTGTTATATCGTGGATATCTTTACGGTAAACTACGCAATTCATTTTCAATTTGGCTGTCGGTTCTTATGACGAGCATAACATTTGGCTTGGCGCATCTTTGGGTCGGTCCGGGCGCGCCTTTGCAGTGGGCAGTGGCAGTTGATACATTTACTTTAAGTTTGGTCATGTGTGCCGCCAGGGAGTATACTGGGGCAGTTTGGGTGCCGATGATGATGCATATGATGAAAAACGGTATAGCTTTTTATTTTCTGTTTATCAATACAAACGCCGTCGACCAAATAGGTGCTTTATTTCCATTTATATAAAGGAGGAAAAATATGCGAATGACACAACTTTTTACCAGAACTTTGAAGCAGGCTCCAGCAGGTGAGGTGGCTCGTAACGCTCAGCTGCTAATCCGTGCTGGCTATGTGCATAAGACGATGGCAGGCGTCTATTCTTTCTTGCCGCTTGGTCTGCGGGTGCTTGAGAATATTAAGCAGATTGTTCGTGAGGAAATGGATA
Encoded here:
- a CDS encoding M50 family metallopeptidase → MIVWGILLGLFVLISLVVLHELGHALVAKRNGVKVEEFGIGFPPAAKKWKVKRSFLGEDVIFSLNWLPLGGFVRLKGEYDSAKGKGTYGGSTFWVKTKILLAGVMMNWLTAIILFTVLAVIGLPKVLSNQVQLPFDTEVRRSPVSVVKITPDSPADRAGIKVGDQLIDINNQPLTEAEKLPIITKQNAGKKVPIKYSRDGEESLIDVQLNSEQTAKAGGYLGVVPSQSEKIYSTWSVPIMGVATTGQLSYETIKGVGVLLVKTTHGLFGQIFGSEQSKQSARADLSSVGDSVAGPIGILGVLFPSVVNSGIAQVIFVAALISLTLAVMNILPIPALDGGRWFTMAIFRLFKKELTKEREENIQATGMLILLILTILVTVSDVGKLL
- a CDS encoding CPBP family intramembrane glutamic endopeptidase; this translates as MWGSFYKKLKGRKWWLLVALPIWVYGAFLIVEIIISLLVNQLVGLGVPLKSINPVIFNTAISVFVYGISLAVVVGVPIYIKKRRTSLQDLGVNDWPTFLEIFISPLAFVAYFLLTIVTMSIASGVFSVDVQQRQAIPFSQSMLASHWQLLMAFTVMVVLGPIVEELLYRGYLYGKLRNSFSIWLSVLMTSITFGLAHLWVGPGAPLQWAVAVDTFTLSLVMCAAREYTGAVWVPMMMHMMKNGIAFYFLFINTNAVDQIGALFPFI